TTAGTgaatatgaaaatataaaacTTAAAATGTTGTGGTGAATAAAATAGTGCTTACATCAGGCTGAAGTTCCCCAAACTGATTCAGGATTTCAAAACAAATGCTTGCAGCATAAAAAGTTTTTGCAGTATTTCTGTACAAGGAAAAAATAATTCGATCAGGAATAGCGAGACAAAACAAGAATAAACCCATCAGTTTGCTAGCATTAACTTAAGTATGTTAGAGATACTGAATTGGAGAAATCCCAGAATGATGAAGATTCAGCATAATCAGACTGAGTAATATGATTTGAAGTATGCCTTAGACTAGCAATATGGTTTGAATTTTTACCAAGCAGCATCAggatgtataatttatttatcataTACGCCCAAATGGAAATCATAAATCATATTGCTCGACTGAGAATTCAAATCCTATAGAAAGGGGGGGCAGCAAACCACGCAAGAAACTTATTTAAGTCTCTAGCTCCAATCAACGTAAAGTAGCTTCAAATAATCATTCAAATTGCATTCACTAGTCATATTGTGACTCTGATACAAGGAGTTGGAACAATAAAGAATGAAGCACCTTGTCAAGAATCAGCAACAACAAAAATTCTAATCTATGCCCCTGAGATGAGTCACTTGTCGATAATATGAGATAGGAACCCATTAATATTACCTTACTGAAAACACATAACTACAGTGATATTTTCTATATGGTAACGAGGGGTACAATCGTCAATCGACAAGATACAGGAAACTCCAAGAGATGCATCTTTGCAAAGCCCTAAGTTCAAATTAAGATCCATCTTTAAGTCCTTGAGAACTATTACAGTTTCGTGAACAATTCCTAAACATTCATAATGCAGCAGAAACAATGTACAATAAAGAGACTCACCAAACAGTTTTTCTAGAGAAGCAAacagaccaaaaaagaaaacacaacAGCATCTCTACAGCATTTATTTCTCTACAAGAAATTTCTAAAATCACGAGACCTCTAACGCATCAGATATAGTTCCATATGGTAGAACCATCATCTTCAGTTAGATACAGCATTGAGGGCATGAACAAATACATATACATGCATACACACACATACATCCCATAATAATATATGATAATCccataatatattaaaatgacaTGACAACGCAGGAAACCATGAGCGATCATGAGTAGCTAAAAAGGACGGAAGAAATTTGCATACAGATCAGCTCGGCCAGCCCTATCTTGTTTGTCTGCCTTCGAAAAAAGATTCAAGGCAAATCCCTCAACATGTAGATAATCATCAGGCCCCCACTTCAGCGACTTTCTATCCTGCAAGAGAATGTAAAGAATATCATCCACAAAGGAACTGCCACATTAGATAATCCAACTCATGTACGCTCCTCTAACTAAAAAACAGTAATATTCCAATAAGAACATTCAAAAGGTGGAACTACACAATTAGAATTCAGCAAACAACAGGATATTGGCACGTATCAATTGAGTTCTGGAAATTTGGTCATATTTCAATACGGTAGAAAGTAGGGTAGACTCTAACTACGCAAATCATTACATAATTACCGATTCATCATAAAAACCTATTAGAACTCGCTTAATGTGCCGAGTAAAATGTTGCTTGCACTTAATAATTAGGAAAAGGAAAAAGGTAATAGTATGGTCACTGGAAAAGAAAAACAACCCAAAAAGGGGAGAAATTCGTGGAAATTGGTCACTGGAAATTCATAACAACAGTGTTGGAGTATTACatagtaattaaaaaatagaagaaaaagtggtacataaaattaaatggaGATGAGACCCTCCCTAACGAGAAGGCTGGTGACAAGAACGAAGAGACCCGCAGTGATGCACTGTGTTGGAGAAACCCAAGTCTGAGAATAAGCAAAAAGCGTTAGTATCGCACCAAAGATTCCAATCCAAAACGCGCTTTTGTTCTGATCCATTTTTTTCTCAAATCTCTTCTTGCTTTcacctcttcttcttcctttacTTTTGAAACACAAATCTGAGACGAAAGGCTGTTTATCGGCTGTAAATTAAGTCAACTCTCTGTGGAGCTTTCATCTCAGATGAAAGGTTGTTTATCAGCTTTAAAGTCAACTCTATGTGGATACGAAACTACGCTTCCACCCTTGTTCGTTGAcctttcttctctttctttttattttcttgagctttgtttgattaattattgaaaGGGTCTTCAAGTTTGTGAGATTATATAATATATCCCGCTCTTAATATACTAGATTTATGGGGCGATCGATTGCGGAGAAGGCCTTCAACGATTCCATATATCAACAGATGCAGTTGCTTAGCGGGCAGTTAGTttcccatccactccaagaaccaccttatctctccattcaccaaaatccaccttatatctcccaaTCTCCAATTcactcccaagagggatcgaacccgggtcacttcacttaagtgaggacccggtggccagtggctTAGCGGGCAGTTTAATCCAATTAGTATTAGTCCTCTGCATGATGATAcctacttaaaaaaaattataagtgttttttagaatattatatttaaaaactaaattttataaattatttatattattaatataaaatagctctaataaaTAGTATTCTTAAAATGAATGAATACATATACTTCAATTTGCTATCTATTGATTGTCTGAAGAGTCCATTTGGAGACAGTGGTATGGgctcatatatatattaaaagttcAAGCAATAAGTTTAATTAGTGTTATGGacttatgaaaaaaaaaaagaaaaaaaaaacttaaaatcaaCCATCAATTCATCAGCACAATTGAATtcataattgaaattgtatgGTGCTACAGATTCATCAGCactattacaaaaataactttttttctttatttgaatAAAGCAAAACATATTTGACGCAATTAAACAAATGTTGTTTAGTGTACCTAAAACATACGATTCATGAGTTCTATGAATGCATTCGTTTTCAAATTAGTAGCATTGAAAGAGAATAAAACAGATATTTGGATGAAAATTTTGTGGATTATTTCAATTTGGTGCGAGTTGGATTAGATCAAAGAATTGAAACATTCCTTGTGGTGGCGGCAGTACGAGCCTCTTTTGCCGCGTGGTCACCTCGTGGCTGCCATTGGGTACGCCTTTCATCGTCGTTCACTCGgagtgcgttctctttgattgtaaatttatcatgcgaaaaaaaaggataaataaaattttaccctttaaatccttcttttttttccacattttcTGTTTGACCCTTACTTATTCCTTATTTACAtgggaatgagtaagggtcaagtaggaaatgtggaaaaagaaaaaaaaaggatttaaatggtgaaattttgtttatcctttcttttttcatgataaatttacaattaaagagaacgcacccttgtGTGAATTTAGTGgtaaacataaatatgcataagtcTATGATCCGTGTGAATTTAGTGATACACCTGCACGTTTTGTGCCTCAAATTGTTATTCTGATGCTATTTTATCCCTATGTGCTTTTGGTACTAAAAAAACTCTACCATATGTATAAAATGAGTGGTCGAAATTTGATATTACATACTTATTTACCAGAACCCGATCCTTATATATTATGAACTTTATGAATGAATATAAAAACTTGACACGCATTTCTGGGAAAATTAGAGATAGATGAAGCATGCCTGAGTCGAATTGCAGATGCATGAATATGATGAAAGAGTGAATAAAACTAGTTTGGAATCTCCGGTGAATGATGCAGCACAAAGACGTCAGCCACTTCGGGTGATCTAAACCTGACCTTCTTCTTAGGTTTGGTTGTGTGAGTGTCTCCATCACATGACGATGGATGGATTTTTCTTGACGATGATTGTTTATGTATGATGGGGTTCATGTAGTAATCATCATCATCTCTTACTCTTATTGCGTTGTTGAAACCAGGTGAAGATGTGATCAACTCCTCAAGAGTTACCACTACTTTCTTTTGAACGACTTTCACGCTCATCACCGCTGCTGTTTCCTTCTCCGACGATCTGCTACACCGGAAACCGCACAAATTTATACCCATTTCTCGTCTTCAAGATATATCTATCTGCCTTtgggagtatttatttaaagagaaacactatatatatatatatatatgttagttGAGCATAGGTGGACGAATTTTCAGAGGGATGAGGTATTAATTGGTGGTTGAGCATAGCAGATAAGTAGAGTATAGTGGAGTGAGCTCAACATAGGATTCATCGTTACAACTCAATGTCGTATTATGTCCCACTTGAAACAAGATTACGCATTTTTGTCTGAATTCTAACAAGGCTCTTGGAACCTTAGTATTCGTGGACACAAGGAAGAATATAAAGCCAAAACACAACTTTGTAGTTACACATTTGCCTCATTCTTCTCTCactaatcaatttttaaaatgtGCAATGTGATCCCATTTGATCATACAAATTGGCTAGGAGATGTATCCATCATTTCAAGCATATATTACTACCGGTGGAATCTTCGATTTCTCCTcccaaaagaaagaaataatcATATtagcaaaatttaaaataaaaacaatagctatatatagtgttatattTACTATGATCCATGGATTATTAGTTTATTACATTTTTTCTctattaaataaacaaacatattTTGTGacaattttcaaataatttcaGTGTTGCACGAGATAAAGAGCAGTACATTTTAGTAAATTGTTTTTTTACTAAATAACATTTCAGTATAACTTCAATATATCgttcaatatattttattaaaatgttttttttactaaataacATTTCAATATAACATTCGATAGGATGTATtagaatatatgtaatatataattaaatgattGTTTGGTAGAatgtataaaaattatatataattaatttgttataattatGATTAGCATTATATATACCACTTGAAAAGTGTTATACAATATTACACATGATGCATATCAAACTTATATATAGGACATTGTGTTTTGAACCGGATAAgatattattaaatatattatacaccCTAATCACCAATACCAAATAAGCCCTATAAACATTAACAACTTAACATTAAACCATTGTTTTGGGACAGTCTCATACATTCATAATAAACGTTCAGAGGTCAATGCGATttcaaagaaattaaaataatcaacaatatttttCAGTTTGATTTTTGGTACAATTTAAAATCTTAAGTCCCATGCATAACCCTAATATTCACGAAAGCGATTGTTATAACATGATAAATATATAGGAAACTGCATAGAGAAACATCAAGGCCAACTTGAAACAAATAAAGATAACAAATATATACAATCCATGCAACAACTTGGATAATGAATAAGTAAATTTAGCATGCAAGTGAATGAAGCAAGGAAATCAATCTTGGTATGAAGTCCACATACAAGAGGATTCAGTGGGCAGATGATTGATTCGTCAACAAATCGAGAGCTTTCTTAAGGTGATCCACTGCAACAGATACTTCATCAAATGCCAAAGCCCCTACTGCAAATCTCGCCGCCTTGTGTGCTTCAGCAATTTTTTCAGGTGGAGGCTGGTAACTGCTATCATACTCGTACCTTTCCGAGGTCGGTGGTGAAACTTCCGAAAGGCTCCCGTTCTTGCCACTAGAACTATATTGAGGAGTTGAAGCATATGGTGCCGCTGCGTTAGAAGGTGGTGAACTGGTGTAGGTAGCAACATCGGAACCTTGATAATAAGCCGCTGCGTTAGAAGGTGGTGAACTGGTGTAGGTAGCAACATCGGAACCTTGATAATAAGAAGGGTAATGAGAAGGAGCAGCGGGAAGGCTACTCTCCGAGAAACTCGGGTAGGACTGAAAATTGGGATATGATGCAAAAGAGGGTATATCATGGGAAGGGTAGTTTTGCGGTATGCTCTGATGAGGTTCAGGCTGGTATGGCGGGTGCGGATGTGATTGATGATGATAAACAGAATGCTCAGAGCCATTTGGTGGTTGGTGGATGTTTTCACTAGGAAAATGAGATGGTGGAGCCATGGTTGATGGAGGTGGGGCTGCAACATTTGAAGGTAGTCGGGAGAAACTAGTAGGATGCTGAAAATTATCACGATTATAGGCTTGAGGAAACGAATCTGAATCTGGTGCCATTCTTGAGGCAGGATCTACTCCAGAGTAATTGTCAGTAGGATGATGAGATTGGGGTGGAATACCCGAAGCAGGTGATCCCATAACATTTGAAGGTGGCTGCGAGAAATCAGTAGAATGCTGAAGATTATCGTGATCATATGCTTGAGGAAATGAATCTGGAGCTGGTGCAGTTCTTGCAGCAGAATCTACCCTTGCCAGGTCGGATCTGGTGCCCAAGTCAGCCACATCACTTCTGCTTGGTTCAAGATCCTGAAAGAGCACATAAATTATAAGAAAAATACAAGCCATTCGGTAACTCTTACCAACTTGATTTTTCATTAAAGGGGCATTTGGTTTGGTGGATATGATATAGTAGGATTGGAggataattaaataatcaatccaaCTTTGGGGTGACAAATAATCATCCAATTGGATCAGAGCTTTATCCATTACGGGAcaaatcatgcaaaccaaacatTTGATTAAGTTGGAttcttttatcaatcatgctttatcactcaaaccaaacgcCTCCTAAGTGTTTAATCTCAGAAAGGCATTATCCATCACTGGCTAGGAACCACAAAATGCATTGGTTATTGAAAGGATTTAAGCAAAAATTGATTTCTATCTATGGGAAAGGAAAAGATTGGGGAAAAGATAAAGTTCAGTTGACCGAAAACAGCAATCAAATAGCAAATGGAAAGCTTCACCTTATTGGCACACACCACAAACATCCATTCTTCTTCTTTATAACATGGAAGCtaaattaagaaaaagaaaatcacaTATTAAACTTACATTTGCACCATTATATGTACTTGATGGCACTGATAAATCTGTGTCCCCACCGGGAGGACCTGGAATAGGCTTCCTCCCTTCTTTAAGTGCCTTCCTTATATCAGCTGCTTTCCATGCTGCATACTTCTGTTTCTGCTCAAGCTGTAACATAAATGATTAGTgaatatgaaaatataaaacTTAAAATGTTGTGGTGAATAAAATAGTGCTTACATCAGGCTGAAGTTCCCCGAACTGATTCAGGATTTCAAAAAAAATGCTTGCAGCATAAAAAGTTTTTGCAGTATTTCTGTACAAGGAAAAAATAATTAGATCAGGAATAGCGAGACAAAACAAGAATAAACCCATCAGTTTGCTAGCATTAACTTAAGTATGTTAGAGATACTGAATTGGAGAAATCCCAGAATGATGAAGATTCAGCATAATCAGACTGAGTAATATGATTTGAAGTATGCCTTAGGCTAGCAATATGGTTTGAATTTTTACCAAGCAGCATCAggatgtataatttatttatcattaCACCCAAATGGAAATCATAAATCATATTGCTCGACTGAGAATTCAAATCCTATAGAAAATGGGGTGGGGCAGCAAACCAAACAGGATACTTATTTAAGTCTCTAGCTCCAATCAACGTAAAGTAGCTTCAAATAATCATTCATATTGCATTCACTAGTCATATTGTGACTCTGATACAAGGAGTTGGAACAATAAAGAATGAAGCACCTTGTCAAGAATCAGCAACAACAAAAATTCTAATCTATGCCCCTGAGATGAGTCACTTGTCGATAATATGAGATAGGAACCCATTAATATTACCTTACTGAAAACACATAACTACAGTGATATTTTCTATATGGGAACGAGGGGTACAATCGTCAATCGACAAAATACAGGAAACTCCAAGAGATGCATCTTTGCAAAGCCCTAAGTTCAAATTAAGATCCATCTTTAAGTCCTTGAGAACTATTACAGTTTCGTGAAAAATTCCTAAACATTCATAATGCAGCAGAAACAATGTACAATAAAGAGACTCACCAAACAAGACAATGAAGCGCAGCTtagttggtaagacgcttcccctccaactaataggtcgggggttcgagtcaccaaGGGGGAAAATGGGGAGCCATTATTGATCCTCTTTAAAAagaaggggaaggggaaaaaaaaaaaaaaaggagactCACCAAACAATTTTTCTAGAGAAGCAAACAGACCAAAAAAGATAATACAACAGCATCTCTACAGCATTTATTTCAAAACAAGAAATTTCTAAAATCATGAGACCTCTAACGCATCAGATATAGTTCCATATGGTAGAATCCATCATCTTCAGTTAGATACAGCATTGAGGGCATGAACAAATACATATACATGCATACACACACATACATCCCATAATAATATATGATAATCccataatatattaaaatgacaTGACAACGCAGGAAACCATGAGcgattatgagtagctaaaaagGACTGAAGAAATTTGCTTACAGATCAGCTCGTCCAGCCCTATCTTGTTTGTCTGCCTTCGAAAATACATTCGAGGCAAATCCCTCAACATGTAGATAATCATCAGGCCCCAACTTCAGCGACTTTCTATCCTGCAAGAGAATGTAAAGGATATCATCCACAGAGGAACTGCCACATTAGATAATCCAACTGATGTACTCTCCTCTCACTAAAAAACAGTAATATTCCAATAAGAACATTCAAAAGGTGGAACAACACAATTAGAATTCAGCAAACAACAGGATATTGGCACGCATCAATAGAGTTCTGGAAATTTGGTCATATTTCAATACGGTAGAAAGTAGGGTAGACTCTAACTACGCAAATCATCACATAATTACCGATTCATCATAAAAACCTATTAGAACTCGCTTAATGTGCCGAGTGAAATGTTGCTTGCACTTAATAATTAGGAAAAGGAAAAAGGTAAACGAAGTAAAAAACCTTTTCGAGCTGATTCATGAGGGAAACAAGGAGGGAATTGGTCATCTTAGTGCGATCGCTCTGAGGAATCCTTAACCCTCGTTCCATCGCGTACAATCGACCTGATCCAGAAAAgtaaattcaatttcaaataaataaatataaagaataaaaaaggTTAATTGATTGGATAAAAATCATGATTCTGTATCACAATAGTTTTGGTGTTCCAATAACAGAGCCTGATTGAAAAATaatggagggggggggggggagagagagagagagagagaggttttaCAGTAGTAGGCAACGAGGTGTTCGTGTTTCTGCAGCTCATCAGCCCGCTGAAGATAAGGAAGAAGTAGCTTCGCCGGCTCATTTTCCGCCGCCATGAACGAGGCTCGACTCAGAGGAAAGATGGGCAGTTGTAGCAGAAGGTGGAAAATGGGGACGAAAAGATGCTTGCAGGAAATACGACGTCGCGAATCAAATTCTTTTTAGGGgttattgcccctaaatacacaaactatgaccaaattctagtttataacaccacctttagattttgcctcataatacataaactttcaaaATTTTCTGGAATTTCCCATGCCCAAAGTATGGATATTCGAAAATTACcccattataaaatttattgcaCTTTGACCCCTAAAAATTTTGTTTTGGACAAAAAGACAATTTATACCTAAAATATGTCAAAGTTTGGGCttaaatggtatatcggctggaaactttcctcgtgcccgatagattactttgtaatctgggtctggactgtgagacaacgccacgtacttttaagcaaaaaacagtttaaaagatccttgtttaaaatggtatcagagcgggtttttatagaggaattatatgatttttaatttattttataattaacctatgtgggaggagactccactgaaaaatatggatccggacgagtgtccgagatgtgtaccatacaggaattctctccaaCATGTGGAGAGTGAAACTACCCGTCTACTTGACGGActcaactggaacaatcgagccctcgttaccAACTTACGATGAGGAGAAGATGTCGAGACTATTCGTGATATCATCACGAGTATACAATTCTACCATGAGAACCTCATGGGACTCGCCGCGACCAGGACGGCGATTGAACGAaccagagacgaggcccatcagtcgcacgattgatggaaccaaaaaacaaggcaggagtagcttatccaagctaccacaagatcgagccagatTCTTCCGAGAATGTCAACCTACGGGAGATTCAAAAGACGGTGGAGtattacggcaacaagctgtatgagctaccgatggagatgagcaaaatatcacttcaacaagaggaaatactaaccctcttgcgtgatatccagaaaagagtggaggagatcgaaaggcaaaaaccatgttccggaaaaattcagaaaaaatggtccaaagacccgacgtatcCATTACCACTcgatgcagcacccaaggagcTGACAC
The genomic region above belongs to Salvia miltiorrhiza cultivar Shanhuang (shh) chromosome 5, IMPLAD_Smil_shh, whole genome shotgun sequence and contains:
- the LOC130986242 gene encoding protein HOMOLOG OF MAMMALIAN LYST-INTERACTING PROTEIN 5, translated to MAAENEPAKLLLPYLQRADELQKHEHLVAYYCRLYAMERGLRIPQSDRTKMTNSLLVSLMNQLEKDRKSLKLGPDDYLHVEGFASNVFSKADKQDRAGRADLNTAKTFYAASIFFEILNQFGELQPDLEQKQKYAAWKAADIRKALKEGRKPIPGPPGGDTDLSVPSSTYNGANDLEPSRSDVADLGTRSDLARVDSAARTAPAPDSFPQAYDHDNLQHSTDFSQPPSNVMGSPASGIPPQSHHPTDNYSGVDPASRMAPDSDSFPQAYNRDNFQHPTSFSRLPSNVAAPPPSTMAPPSHFPSENIHQPPNGSEHSVYHHQSHPHPPYQPEPHQSIPQNYPSHDIPSFASYPNFQSYPSFSESSLPAAPSHYPSYYQGSDVATYTSSPPSNAAAYYQGSDVATYTSSPPSNAAAPYASTPQYSSSGKNGSLSEVSPPTSERYEYDSSYQPPPEKIAEAHKAARFAVGALAFDEVSVAVDHLKKALDLLTNQSSAH